GaaggctgttttatcctggagacttcacggttgatagtCTACTCTGTACAATTTTGAGTAGTAtcgtgaaacgtcttaaagagagcgtattCACCCGCGACTCAGCCGATAATATTTTACAGTAGTTGCCTTTTttcgaaatttttaaaaataaaaaataacacataCAATGACATCTCTCACAAGAGTTACAAATGTTATTAGAGCCGTCTTAAAAGTCATCTTCAAAGTCATTTTCCATATGTCTCAAAGACATGGTTCCACCCATCATAGATTTATTCAACTATAGACTACACTATTCAAGCACACCCGATGTCCAACATCCactaatcacaatataaatatttcaagAACGATCAAGATATACATCATATTCAACCAATTAATATTTACTAAATTAATAGAAGACCAAAACATAAAACTACTTCTAATATCTTGGCTTTACATAAAAAATCGACAAGCATAGCTCTATCTTATCTACAAGGAATCATTCCataaataacaaacaaacaaattgaGGGTAAATAAATGAAAAGCATTGAACCCTGTATTTTGTGTATTTAAGAGTAGCTAGCTAATGAAAAAAATCTCAAGAACACACTCTTCTTCTTCCCTTGCCTTATATTAGCCAAAGAAACTTGTACGTCCTAAAGATATCACTACAATAGAGATGATGAGCATTACTTTCTCTTATAACATTAGTAGGATCCTTTTCACATTTCTAGTCATCATTTACTTCAGTTTGGTCGTTTCTCAACTTGGAGTTGGGTGCATGACTTTGCGAGATGATCGAGTAATGCCGTGGGAATTTGACGGGCTTTCGTTGAATGTCCTACCACGTGGTCCACCAGAAACATCAAAACCCGACCCAATTCATTCTTTGTAAATTATGACGGGCTTTGCATTTGAATAAAAACTTCGGAACACATTTGGTTGCAGTAATGTATAACCGAATTCAGCCATCCGATCATAAACTAATGGTTGAGACCATTTTAGATGGAAAACACGTATTCAATCTATATTCCGTCTGATCTATAATTGAAGGTTTAGATTCAAAACATTGTGAAACTGTGTGCAATAATAATTGTAGCCAATCTTGATCTTTTAGTTGTATATATTGTTTGCTTGGTGTTAACTAGGCCTATGATAAGTGGAAACTCTTGTCgatatttgaatttaaagagGTATTGTATATCGATTCTAAGACACCAAGTCATAAAACTTACCGCGAGTGTTGTGTAAATTTAACTTACGGCGAGTCTTAAAGAGAATAACTTAAGGAGATATATTAgattgagatttcaaaagactattttggcaaatttatttttgaagattttaaaagtttttatgAGATTGTATCGATTGACTCATCTTcaaaacaacatcaacataTCAATAAGTACTAGCTCAACTGacagaaatgtcaaaattattaaattgacACTGTTACTTTGTGTGTGAGAGTTTCGAATGACTTACCATTAGTCcgtgtaaaaaaaacaaaaatcatcatacaaaataaaatactgTAAAATGTAACTTTCAAGTTGTGGACCCTAGCCCATGAACATTTCACATAATAACTAGAGTCCTACTAAATCAGTCAATGGTGCACTGAAAACCAACTTTGTTTTCAACAAAACGACAACAATgatgcataaaataaaaattaaaaaaaaaaagcaaaattgTATGGTTAATTGTTTTCATActacttaaattaaattaagcaTTAAACATAAATCTAATTAATTTTCTCTTGGCTCATAGTCATTCCACATTGTAAACAAATCAGCTGTAGCAGCTGACGTCTGCATGTTCTCTCCTGCCGCCGACCAGCCGCCAAAACCACCTCCATCAACAGCTGCCATGTCATAATCAACCTTAACCGGCACAAATTCCTCATCAACACCATTATTACCAATTAACCCTCCACTATTACTATAAATCCCACTAGACCCTCCACCACCAACATTATTTCCCATcacagaagatgaagaagaagatgatccCATATTATTCAACTGAAACAAACCAGGATGATTCTGAAAATAACCATTGTAATACTGAGATGTTTGGTTGTTCTGTTGCTGTAACTCAAGCTGTGTTTGAAAATAACCACCAccttgatgatgttgttgttgttgagagAATTGATCATGAGATAtgttttcatggttgttttgtAAAGTTAACAATGGTTGAggtaattgttgttgttgttcaaatTGATGATGATAATGCATGAGAGGGTAAGGTTGAAGCCTGTTATTGCTTGAGCTTGATGTTGTTCCGTATTGGAAAGACGATGAGTTGAGTGCGAGCATTTCTTCGCGTTTTCTTGAAGTTTCTAGAGCCTGTGCTTCTTTTAGTCTTTTTGCAGCACCTCCTCCAATTGGGAGTGTGTTGCTTTCAAGAATGGCTTTCACATCGTAACGAGTCATGTCAAAGTTTGTGACGGCGTTGAGTCCTCTGAATTTAATTGCTGCTATGTCGTATGCTTCTGCAGCCTCTTCTTCGGTGCCTGTCATAATGTCAAAGATTTTTTATACCGTTAATTTGTTATAAACTTCAcacatattttgttttataagcaaaatttgaattataaggagtacaaggggtgcTCAACCTTACAAACGTCACACATATGATTAGTTGTGATGCGCTGATATAGAACATTTTATATGGTcgataaatatgaaaataaaacttTTAAGTTAAAGATTTTGGCTTACTGAAAGTTCCCAAGTAAAGATCTTTGTTTCCGGCAACCCTGCCAATCCTTGCTTGCCATCTTCCATGTTGGTGATGCCTAAgatatataaaagaatattaatgttattaattaaatgtatatatagaaacaaatgaaatgaaattataGAATTAGAGGGAAAATTTAAGAAACATTGTTGTCACACCTTGTAACTCCACGGTACTTAGATGCACCCCTAGAGAAACCACTGCTATTCCTGTAAtgtaattgaaatttataatgAGCAATAATTTATGTGTACATGAAAAATTAATacttcaattttaaaatcaattcttATATATCATAGCTTTAAATTGTGGATCTGCAATTGTAGTTGTAAAATACTAAAAGTTTAAGAGATCTCTACAAAAGAATCAATACTGCATTAATTGTGAACTAAGATCTTAATTCACAATTGATTACAAAGTTTTTGTTACATTTACAAGCAAAATgatcacaatttaaaaccatgttatattttatatagtCACCTTCTAATAGAGGCTACAAATTCTTGTCTTGTCATGTGCTTCATTTCATCTATTTCCTTCTCATAGTTGCTAACctacaaaatgaaatataatcaTTAAGTCAATTATTTGAACTATAAATATAGCATGTCTTGGAAGATCATCttagaaattaattaaacaGTAATCTTACTGGAAAGTTAGTAGTGGTGGATGTACCCCAATACTTAAGTGCAGCTAAATCATAGGACTTAGCAGCTTTCTCTTCTTTATCATATCCACCTGCCATTAAATAAAACCATAAAATTTTATACTTAATTTCACCACAAAAAGTACAGAAAATGAgatgaacaaaaatcacaattAGAGAGACACTTACCTAAATAGACTGAAGAAAAGTTGATAAGAAACAAAAGCAAAACATGAAAACAGAAATgtgttaataatataaattaattagatAAAAACAATCAAATTAACCTTAAAATAGTAAACTATTTCTaacataataaacaaaaaaaaaaaccctaagaGTTACTCCTTCCGGAAggatatataagcaaaaagccAAACTGTTTTGGTCTAAATTTAGACTGAATACATGTACTTTTTTTCTCGTATTTTAACCGGAAGGAATATTAATTTGAAGTCTACCTTGGCGGCCTTTTCTTGACTGTCCTTCCCTTCTACAACTGTTATCCCAAAGGTGAGCTTCATATCTTCCGGTCCATCtatgtctatatatatacatatattttttaacaaataaatcataatgaaaataataaaccatgcaaatatataaaaaaaaattaggagtAGCTATCATACTTTGTTACACCACGATATATTGAAGTTCTTTGTCCAAAGGTTTCTGAAGTTCTTTTAGGTGCAGCTACTTCAAGAGTGTTTGCACTAGTATCACCACTAGTTTCACATGTTGAATCTTTACCACTTCCCATTGATAATGTCAATGATTGCAAATTACTATTACTAACCTTTTCTTGATACTCATTGGTGCATGTTGTTACCACTTGGTTTTGCATTGCCATGAAAGTATTGTTGTTATTTGTAAACAAATAACTATCTGAATCATTTGATTGAATTTCGTTTTGTGCAACAAGATCTGAGTGATTTTCAGACTTGTGCACACCTAGAAAATCTGCAACCTTTGGTACTTCGTTGCTGCTATGTGTGTTCATCAGATTCCAATCTGTTCAATTCAAATATCACAAAGACATaagtttttgaagaaaaaaaaaacaaacaaatgaacTCTTTGTTGCCAGTCTCCCGAGAGGTCACTTGGTTGAGGAGTGAATCTTCAACCTGAAGGAACTTGGTTCGAGACCCACTACcaagagagaagaagagagacTGAactctttatttattattattttttatcttaaccCTTATAATACATAacgttataaaaaaagaaaaaaacatatgaACTATTATTTTATCTTAACCCTCCGGTGTTTAGATGAAAAGAGTTCTGATAATCCGAAGGTCGGACAGAAAGTAAGTAAAGTCTAGACATACCATGATTTTGGAAAGGGTTTTCGATGTGTTCATTGACTAAACCAAGAGGAAAGTGATGATATTGAGTTGCTTGAAGATCATTAGAAGGTAAGGAAGGATGAGAAGGAGAAAGAGGGAAAGAAAGCCAATTGTTGTTCATTGAatctttctttttaaattttcaacttGCTTCACTTTTTCAAATCTAAGACTACCTGcacatataacataaaatgagtATAGAGATTTAAagagtaagaaaaaaaaaacacaaagaaacaaaaaaggTTTACCAAGGGTTAGCAATGGTTTCAATGAAGTTTGAAGAGAGACAAAGAGAAGAAGCTACTATAAGTATTTTAGTACTCTGACACGTTCAAACCATTTTCAAAACTAggaaaaaatgattattaaataaataatatctaGTACTATATATGAATAGAATATATTATTGGGGACACGAGTGTGTTAGTGTTACTAAACTATTATTGACTGAAATTCAAATCCTTCTTCTTTTG
This portion of the Trifolium pratense cultivar HEN17-A07 linkage group LG3, ARS_RC_1.1, whole genome shotgun sequence genome encodes:
- the LOC123918658 gene encoding AP2-like ethylene-responsive transcription factor PLT2, which translates into the protein MNNNWLSFPLSPSHPSLPSNDLQATQYHHFPLGLVNEHIENPFQNHDWNLMNTHSSNEVPKVADFLGVHKSENHSDLVAQNEIQSNDSDSYLFTNNNNTFMAMQNQVVTTCTNEYQEKVSNSNLQSLTLSMGSGKDSTCETSGDTSANTLEVAAPKRTSETFGQRTSIYRGVTKHRWTGRYEAHLWDNSCRREGQSRKGRQVYLGGYDKEEKAAKSYDLAALKYWGTSTTTNFPVSNYEKEIDEMKHMTRQEFVASIRRNSSGFSRGASKYRGVTRHHQHGRWQARIGRVAGNKDLYLGTFSTEEEAAEAYDIAAIKFRGLNAVTNFDMTRYDVKAILESNTLPIGGGAAKRLKEAQALETSRKREEMLALNSSSFQYGTTSSSSNNRLQPYPLMHYHHQFEQQQQLPQPLLTLQNNHENISHDQFSQQQQHHQGGGYFQTQLELQQQNNQTSQYYNGYFQNHPGLFQLNNMGSSSSSSSVMGNNVGGGGSSGIYSNSGGLIGNNGVDEEFVPVKVDYDMAAVDGGGFGGWSAAGENMQTSAATADLFTMWNDYEPREN